The Mugil cephalus isolate CIBA_MC_2020 chromosome 11, CIBA_Mcephalus_1.1, whole genome shotgun sequence genome includes a window with the following:
- the trak1a gene encoding trafficking kinesin-binding protein 1 isoform X3 has protein sequence MKRRGQTRGQRFVKADYYELDWYYEECTDVLCADRVGQMTKTYSDIDAVTRLLEEKERDLELAARIGQSLLKKNKALSERNELLEEQVEHIREEVSQLRHDLSMKDELLQFYTSAAEESEGDSSSCTPVHLSESGVSTPMFFPLDCLQKKLKDLEEENKSLRSEANHLETETISFEEKEQQLVNDCVKELRDANLQVSSLAEELARKSEDASRQQEEITHLLSQIVDLQKKAKLFAVENEELTQHLGAAKDAQRQLTAELQEFQDKYAECMEMLHEAQEELKNFRNKTLPLSTPRRFHSLGLFPMDSLAAEIEGTMRKELQMDDPDVEEQRLHPKRVFQTVKNLNLMRQQRSSVAPSPLNIPGSNQTSCFTSGRSSRVSTPRSNSIYGSETGSGIMLDNRTSCILETSDDGSEDSNKRPPGTPGTPGSRDLEAALRRLSLRRDNYLSEKRFFEEERERKMAYLAKEEEKGGGGPGTPTESLLSMCSHPSLGSVWSGYSFTARSYLPEKLQIVKPLEGSATLHAWQQLAQPHMGAMLDHRPGVVTKGFRTLAHEEQEESWPLDQPEEDEASCDSFTGSPGESFVPMDLPRSTSTPSARCSRNGATGENGQPETLNGAICGAREAAEGKGGHVSGMTFPLSSPSASSPLPSSSEINGHVDLKELQAFQPVDHMPVHFPGKCMSHTSSTYTFTTCRILHPSDQLTSVSPSPAMASCQSSTCAPTLASSPIPFSAPSTPSYTPCCTPRRLSLSLSLAESSTNLRDSTKTTSTSLGLVRLLVERGISASVYNPCSWDRGLDACRASINASVAPEQRWTDRPGKSEARQPRKRPDTLLLLQPSTPPSSPCPKSASSTTTGPMFHFSPSADDPPYYEIFLASKPARTILREVLGEAEREAQADDDGQTEMTNLRLVDKLKRFRTLSPLSTSTSSGSTLLAPFASTGLGNSALGGGLPGLNTGLRRNRSYPAMVGASMAMKDPGGAPGSEILLPHTMQASHTQHTQETSKTQTNHTLIPKVKHIPQTLHALETLTPQTIIQRHTRQSDELRESARRNQYSDDETGT, from the exons ATGAAGAGACGAGGTCAGACCAGAGGCCAGAGGTTTGTCAAGGCAGACTACTACGAACTGGACTGGTACTATGAGGAGTGCACAGATG tgttGTGTGCTGACAGAGTGGGCCAGATGACGAAGACCTACAGTGACATTGACGCTGTCACTCGATTGCTGGAAGAG AAAGAGCGTGACTTGGAGTTAGCGGCTCGCATCGGACAGTCActgttgaagaaaaacaaagcgcTCAGCGAGAGGAACGAACTACTGGAGGAACAAGTAGAGCACATACGAGAGGAG GTATCTCAGCTGCGTCACGACCTTTCCATGAAGGATGAGTTGCTACAGTTCTACACCAGCGCTGCAGAAGAAAGTGAAGGGGACTCTTCGTCCTGCACACC GGTGCATCTCAGCGAATCCGGTGTGTCAACTCCAATGTTTTTCCCCCTGGACTGCCTGCAGAAGAAACTCAAAGatctggaggaagaaaacaaatcattgCGATCTGAG gcaAATCATTTGGAGACGGAAACTATCTCATTTgaggagaaagagcagcagcttgTCAATGACTGTGTCAAAGAACTAC GTGATGCCAACCTGCAGGTTTCCTCTTTGGCTGAGGAGCTGGCCAGGAAGAGCGAAGACGCTTccaggcagcaggaggagatcACGCACCTCCTCTCTCAGATAGTAGACCTCCAGAAGAAGGCCAAGCTC TTTGCTGTGGAGAATGAGGAGTTGACTCAGCATTTAGGTGCAGCCAAAGACGCCCAGCGGCAACTCACTGCTGAG CTGCAGGAGTTCCAAGACAAGTATGCAGAGTGTATGGAGATGCTCCATGAAGCTCAGGAGGAACTGAAGAACTTCAGAAATAAAACTCTACCGCTCAGCACACCGAGGCGTTTCCATTCCCTGGGTCTGTTTCCGATG GACTCTCTGGCAGCGGAAATAGAGGGCACCATGAGGAAGGAACTCCAGATGGACGATCCAGACGTAGAGGAGCAGAG actTCATCCAAAGCGGGTGTTCCAGACCGTGAAAAACCTCAACCTGATGCGCCAGCAGCGTTCCTCCGTAGCGCCCTCCCCTCTCAACATCCCGGGCTCCAATCAGACTTCATGCTTCACCTCAGGGCGCTCCAGCAGGGTGAGCACGCCTCGCTCCAACTCCATTTATGGTAGCGAGACGGGAAGTGGAATCATGCTGGACAACAGGACCAGCTGCATCCTGGAGACCTCCGATGACGG GTCAGAGGACTCTAACAAGCGCCCTCCTGGTACCCCTGGAACTCCAGGCAGCAGAGACCTGGAGGCAGCCCTACGGCGTCTCTCCCTCCGCCGCGACAACTACCTCTCAGAGAAACGCTTCTTCgaggaggagcgggagagaAAGATGGCTTATCTGgccaaagaggaggaaaaaggaggcgGAGGCCCAGGGACCCCGACAGAGAGCTTGCTGTCGATGTGCTCACATCCCTCCTTGGGAAGCGTCTGGTCGGGATACTCATTCACAGCCAGGTCCTACCTGCCGGAGAAGCTGCAGATTGTAAAGCCGCTAGAAG GCTCCGCTACACTCCATGCGTGGCAGCAGTTGGCTCAGCCCCACATGGGCGCTATGCTCGATCATCGGCCTGGCGTGGTCACAAAGGGCTTCCGCACTCTGGCGCacgaggagcaggaagagagcTGGCCGCTGGACCAACCAGAGGAGGACGAGGCCTCATGTGACTCATTCACAGGCTCGCCAGGAGAGAGCTTCGTTCCCATGGATCTGCCTCGCTCTACCTCAACTCCCTCCGCCCGCTGCAGCAGGAACGGCGCCACGGGTGAAAACGGCCAGCCAGAAACACTGAATGGAGCTATATGCGGGGCCAGAGAGGCAGCTGAAGGAAAAGGTGGACATGTTTCAGGCATGACATTtcctctctccagcccttccgcttcttctcctctcccctcttcttcGGAGATCAATGGACACGTGGACCTTAAAGAGCTCCAAGCCTTTCAGCCTGTGGACCACATGCCTG TTCATTTCCCAGGGAAGTGTATGTCCCACACTAGCTCCACCTACACCTTCACCACCTGCAGGATCCTCCACCCCTCTGACCAGCTGACCTCCGTGTCCCCCAG cccggCTATGGCCTCGTGTCAGAGCAGCACTTGTGCACCTACCCTTGCTTCCTCCCCTATACCTTTCTCAGCCCCGTCCACGCCTTCCTACACGCCCTGCTGCACCCCTCGccgcctctccctctctctgtccctaGCCGAATCCTCCACCAACCTTCGGGACTCCACCAAGACCACCAGCACCTCCCTGGGCCTGGTGCGCCTCCTGGTGGAGCGTGGGATTTCTGCCTCAGTGTATAACCCGTGCAGCTGGGACAGAGGTCTGGACGCTTGCAGAGCCTCAATAAATGCGAGCGTAGCTCCAGAGCAGAGGTGGACGGACAGGCCTGGAAAGAGTGAGGCCAGACAGCCGAGGAAGCGTCCagacaccctcctcctcctgcagccctcCACCCCACCCAGCTCACCCTGCCCCAAATCTGCTTCCTCCACCACTACAGGGCCCATGTTTCACTTCAGCCCATCCGCTGACGATCCACCGTATTATGAAATCTTCCTCGCCTCTAAACCGGCTCGTACCATTTTGAGGGAGGTGCTGGGGGAGGCAGAGCGAGAGGCCCAGGCGGATGACGACGGCCAAACGGAGATGACAAACCTGCGACTTGTGGACAAACTGAAACGTTTCCGTACACTTTCCCCTCTTTCCACTTCGACTTCATCTGGGAGTACTCTACTGGCCCCCTTTGCCTCCACTGGACTAGGGAACAGTGCACTGGGTGGGGGGCTTCCAGGTTTGAACACAGGGCTGAGAAGGAATCGAAGTTACCCTGCCATGGTGGGGGCTAGTATGGCCATGAAAGACCCGGGAGGCGCCCCCGGCTCAGAGATACTGCTACCACATACGATGCAAGCCTCgcatacacaacacacacaggaaacgaGCAAAACGCAAACCAATCACACACTAATCCCAAAGGTCAAACACATACCACAAACTCTACATGCACTGGAAACCCTGACACCTCAGACCATAATACAGAGACACACCAGGCAAAGCGATGAACTGCGGGAGTCGGCAAGACGCAACCAATACAGCGATGACGAAACTGGAACATAA
- the trak1a gene encoding trafficking kinesin-binding protein 1 isoform X2, with protein sequence MNVCNSTDLPELEIISLLEEQLPVYKLRADTIFGYDQDDWLHTPLVDPDAALDLTTEQIEETLKYFLLCADRVGQMTKTYSDIDAVTRLLEEKERDLELAARIGQSLLKKNKALSERNELLEEQVEHIREEVSQLRHDLSMKDELLQFYTSAAEESEGDSSSCTPVHLSESGVSTPMFFPLDCLQKKLKDLEEENKSLRSEANHLETETISFEEKEQQLVNDCVKELRDANLQVSSLAEELARKSEDASRQQEEITHLLSQIVDLQKKAKLFAVENEELTQHLGAAKDAQRQLTAELQEFQDKYAECMEMLHEAQEELKNFRNKTLPLSTPRRFHSLGLFPMDSLAAEIEGTMRKELQMDDPDVEEQRLHPKRVFQTVKNLNLMRQQRSSVAPSPLNIPGSNQTSCFTSGRSSRVSTPRSNSIYGSETGSGIMLDNRTSCILETSDDGSEDSNKRPPGTPGTPGSRDLEAALRRLSLRRDNYLSEKRFFEEERERKMAYLAKEEEKGGGGPGTPTESLLSMCSHPSLGSVWSGYSFTARSYLPEKLQIVKPLEGSATLHAWQQLAQPHMGAMLDHRPGVVTKGFRTLAHEEQEESWPLDQPEEDEASCDSFTGSPGESFVPMDLPRSTSTPSARCSRNGATGENGQPETLNGAICGAREAAEGKGGHVSGMTFPLSSPSASSPLPSSSEINGHVDLKELQAFQPVDHMPVHFPGKCMSHTSSTYTFTTCRILHPSDQLTSVSPSPAMASCQSSTCAPTLASSPIPFSAPSTPSYTPCCTPRRLSLSLSLAESSTNLRDSTKTTSTSLGLVRLLVERGISASVYNPCSWDRGLDACRASINASVAPEQRWTDRPGKSEARQPRKRPDTLLLLQPSTPPSSPCPKSASSTTTGPMFHFSPSADDPPYYEIFLASKPARTILREVLGEAEREAQADDDGQTEMTNLRLVDKLKRFRTLSPLSTSTSSGSTLLAPFASTGLGNSALGGGLPGLNTGLRRNRSYPAMVGASMAMKDPGGAPGSEILLPHTMQASHTQHTQETSKTQTNHTLIPKVKHIPQTLHALETLTPQTIIQRHTRQSDELRESARRNQYSDDETGT encoded by the exons ATGA ATGTGTGCAACAGTACAGATCTGCCAGAGCTTGAGATTATCAGCTTATTGGAGGAGCAACTGCCGGTCTACAAGCTGAGGGCCGACACCATCTTCGGCTACGACCAAGATGACTGGCTGCACACACCGCTCGTGGACCCTGACGCTGCCCTTGACCTGACTACTGAACAGATAGAGGAGACCCTCAAATACTTCT tgttGTGTGCTGACAGAGTGGGCCAGATGACGAAGACCTACAGTGACATTGACGCTGTCACTCGATTGCTGGAAGAG AAAGAGCGTGACTTGGAGTTAGCGGCTCGCATCGGACAGTCActgttgaagaaaaacaaagcgcTCAGCGAGAGGAACGAACTACTGGAGGAACAAGTAGAGCACATACGAGAGGAG GTATCTCAGCTGCGTCACGACCTTTCCATGAAGGATGAGTTGCTACAGTTCTACACCAGCGCTGCAGAAGAAAGTGAAGGGGACTCTTCGTCCTGCACACC GGTGCATCTCAGCGAATCCGGTGTGTCAACTCCAATGTTTTTCCCCCTGGACTGCCTGCAGAAGAAACTCAAAGatctggaggaagaaaacaaatcattgCGATCTGAG gcaAATCATTTGGAGACGGAAACTATCTCATTTgaggagaaagagcagcagcttgTCAATGACTGTGTCAAAGAACTAC GTGATGCCAACCTGCAGGTTTCCTCTTTGGCTGAGGAGCTGGCCAGGAAGAGCGAAGACGCTTccaggcagcaggaggagatcACGCACCTCCTCTCTCAGATAGTAGACCTCCAGAAGAAGGCCAAGCTC TTTGCTGTGGAGAATGAGGAGTTGACTCAGCATTTAGGTGCAGCCAAAGACGCCCAGCGGCAACTCACTGCTGAG CTGCAGGAGTTCCAAGACAAGTATGCAGAGTGTATGGAGATGCTCCATGAAGCTCAGGAGGAACTGAAGAACTTCAGAAATAAAACTCTACCGCTCAGCACACCGAGGCGTTTCCATTCCCTGGGTCTGTTTCCGATG GACTCTCTGGCAGCGGAAATAGAGGGCACCATGAGGAAGGAACTCCAGATGGACGATCCAGACGTAGAGGAGCAGAG actTCATCCAAAGCGGGTGTTCCAGACCGTGAAAAACCTCAACCTGATGCGCCAGCAGCGTTCCTCCGTAGCGCCCTCCCCTCTCAACATCCCGGGCTCCAATCAGACTTCATGCTTCACCTCAGGGCGCTCCAGCAGGGTGAGCACGCCTCGCTCCAACTCCATTTATGGTAGCGAGACGGGAAGTGGAATCATGCTGGACAACAGGACCAGCTGCATCCTGGAGACCTCCGATGACGG GTCAGAGGACTCTAACAAGCGCCCTCCTGGTACCCCTGGAACTCCAGGCAGCAGAGACCTGGAGGCAGCCCTACGGCGTCTCTCCCTCCGCCGCGACAACTACCTCTCAGAGAAACGCTTCTTCgaggaggagcgggagagaAAGATGGCTTATCTGgccaaagaggaggaaaaaggaggcgGAGGCCCAGGGACCCCGACAGAGAGCTTGCTGTCGATGTGCTCACATCCCTCCTTGGGAAGCGTCTGGTCGGGATACTCATTCACAGCCAGGTCCTACCTGCCGGAGAAGCTGCAGATTGTAAAGCCGCTAGAAG GCTCCGCTACACTCCATGCGTGGCAGCAGTTGGCTCAGCCCCACATGGGCGCTATGCTCGATCATCGGCCTGGCGTGGTCACAAAGGGCTTCCGCACTCTGGCGCacgaggagcaggaagagagcTGGCCGCTGGACCAACCAGAGGAGGACGAGGCCTCATGTGACTCATTCACAGGCTCGCCAGGAGAGAGCTTCGTTCCCATGGATCTGCCTCGCTCTACCTCAACTCCCTCCGCCCGCTGCAGCAGGAACGGCGCCACGGGTGAAAACGGCCAGCCAGAAACACTGAATGGAGCTATATGCGGGGCCAGAGAGGCAGCTGAAGGAAAAGGTGGACATGTTTCAGGCATGACATTtcctctctccagcccttccgcttcttctcctctcccctcttcttcGGAGATCAATGGACACGTGGACCTTAAAGAGCTCCAAGCCTTTCAGCCTGTGGACCACATGCCTG TTCATTTCCCAGGGAAGTGTATGTCCCACACTAGCTCCACCTACACCTTCACCACCTGCAGGATCCTCCACCCCTCTGACCAGCTGACCTCCGTGTCCCCCAG cccggCTATGGCCTCGTGTCAGAGCAGCACTTGTGCACCTACCCTTGCTTCCTCCCCTATACCTTTCTCAGCCCCGTCCACGCCTTCCTACACGCCCTGCTGCACCCCTCGccgcctctccctctctctgtccctaGCCGAATCCTCCACCAACCTTCGGGACTCCACCAAGACCACCAGCACCTCCCTGGGCCTGGTGCGCCTCCTGGTGGAGCGTGGGATTTCTGCCTCAGTGTATAACCCGTGCAGCTGGGACAGAGGTCTGGACGCTTGCAGAGCCTCAATAAATGCGAGCGTAGCTCCAGAGCAGAGGTGGACGGACAGGCCTGGAAAGAGTGAGGCCAGACAGCCGAGGAAGCGTCCagacaccctcctcctcctgcagccctcCACCCCACCCAGCTCACCCTGCCCCAAATCTGCTTCCTCCACCACTACAGGGCCCATGTTTCACTTCAGCCCATCCGCTGACGATCCACCGTATTATGAAATCTTCCTCGCCTCTAAACCGGCTCGTACCATTTTGAGGGAGGTGCTGGGGGAGGCAGAGCGAGAGGCCCAGGCGGATGACGACGGCCAAACGGAGATGACAAACCTGCGACTTGTGGACAAACTGAAACGTTTCCGTACACTTTCCCCTCTTTCCACTTCGACTTCATCTGGGAGTACTCTACTGGCCCCCTTTGCCTCCACTGGACTAGGGAACAGTGCACTGGGTGGGGGGCTTCCAGGTTTGAACACAGGGCTGAGAAGGAATCGAAGTTACCCTGCCATGGTGGGGGCTAGTATGGCCATGAAAGACCCGGGAGGCGCCCCCGGCTCAGAGATACTGCTACCACATACGATGCAAGCCTCgcatacacaacacacacaggaaacgaGCAAAACGCAAACCAATCACACACTAATCCCAAAGGTCAAACACATACCACAAACTCTACATGCACTGGAAACCCTGACACCTCAGACCATAATACAGAGACACACCAGGCAAAGCGATGAACTGCGGGAGTCGGCAAGACGCAACCAATACAGCGATGACGAAACTGGAACATAA
- the trak1a gene encoding trafficking kinesin-binding protein 1 isoform X6 — translation MNVCNSTDLPELEIISLLEEQLPVYKLRADTIFGYDQDDWLHTPLVDPDAALDLTTEQIEETLKYFLLCADRVGQMTKTYSDIDAVTRLLEEKERDLELAARIGQSLLKKNKALSERNELLEEQVEHIREEVSQLRHDLSMKDELLQFYTSAAEESEGDSSSCTPVHLSESGVSTPMFFPLDCLQKKLKDLEEENKSLRSEANHLETETISFEEKEQQLVNDCVKELRDANLQVSSLAEELARKSEDASRQQEEITHLLSQIVDLQKKAKLFAVENEELTQHLGAAKDAQRQLTAELQEFQDKYAECMEMLHEAQEELKNFRNKTLPLSTPRRFHSLGLFPMDSLAAEIEGTMRKELQMDDPDVEEQRLHPKRVFQTVKNLNLMRQQRSSVAPSPLNIPGSNQTSCFTSGRSSRVSTPRSNSIYGSETGSGIMLDNRTSCILETSDDGSEDSNKRPPGTPGTPGSRDLEAALRRLSLRRDNYLSEKRFFEEERERKMAYLAKEEEKGGGGPGTPTESLLSMCSHPSLGSVWSGYSFTARSYLPEKLQIVKPLEGSATLHAWQQLAQPHMGAMLDHRPGVVTKGFRTLAHEEQEESWPLDQPEEDEASCDSFTGSPGESFVPMDLPRSTSTPSARCSRNGATGENGQPETLNGAICGAREAAEGKGGHVSGMTFPLSSPSASSPLPSSSEINGHVDLKELQAFQPVDHMPVHFPGKCMSHTSSTYTFTTCRILHPSDQLTSVSPRSCDEEEGVELYHMVVMAEVEQTH, via the exons ATGA ATGTGTGCAACAGTACAGATCTGCCAGAGCTTGAGATTATCAGCTTATTGGAGGAGCAACTGCCGGTCTACAAGCTGAGGGCCGACACCATCTTCGGCTACGACCAAGATGACTGGCTGCACACACCGCTCGTGGACCCTGACGCTGCCCTTGACCTGACTACTGAACAGATAGAGGAGACCCTCAAATACTTCT tgttGTGTGCTGACAGAGTGGGCCAGATGACGAAGACCTACAGTGACATTGACGCTGTCACTCGATTGCTGGAAGAG AAAGAGCGTGACTTGGAGTTAGCGGCTCGCATCGGACAGTCActgttgaagaaaaacaaagcgcTCAGCGAGAGGAACGAACTACTGGAGGAACAAGTAGAGCACATACGAGAGGAG GTATCTCAGCTGCGTCACGACCTTTCCATGAAGGATGAGTTGCTACAGTTCTACACCAGCGCTGCAGAAGAAAGTGAAGGGGACTCTTCGTCCTGCACACC GGTGCATCTCAGCGAATCCGGTGTGTCAACTCCAATGTTTTTCCCCCTGGACTGCCTGCAGAAGAAACTCAAAGatctggaggaagaaaacaaatcattgCGATCTGAG gcaAATCATTTGGAGACGGAAACTATCTCATTTgaggagaaagagcagcagcttgTCAATGACTGTGTCAAAGAACTAC GTGATGCCAACCTGCAGGTTTCCTCTTTGGCTGAGGAGCTGGCCAGGAAGAGCGAAGACGCTTccaggcagcaggaggagatcACGCACCTCCTCTCTCAGATAGTAGACCTCCAGAAGAAGGCCAAGCTC TTTGCTGTGGAGAATGAGGAGTTGACTCAGCATTTAGGTGCAGCCAAAGACGCCCAGCGGCAACTCACTGCTGAG CTGCAGGAGTTCCAAGACAAGTATGCAGAGTGTATGGAGATGCTCCATGAAGCTCAGGAGGAACTGAAGAACTTCAGAAATAAAACTCTACCGCTCAGCACACCGAGGCGTTTCCATTCCCTGGGTCTGTTTCCGATG GACTCTCTGGCAGCGGAAATAGAGGGCACCATGAGGAAGGAACTCCAGATGGACGATCCAGACGTAGAGGAGCAGAG actTCATCCAAAGCGGGTGTTCCAGACCGTGAAAAACCTCAACCTGATGCGCCAGCAGCGTTCCTCCGTAGCGCCCTCCCCTCTCAACATCCCGGGCTCCAATCAGACTTCATGCTTCACCTCAGGGCGCTCCAGCAGGGTGAGCACGCCTCGCTCCAACTCCATTTATGGTAGCGAGACGGGAAGTGGAATCATGCTGGACAACAGGACCAGCTGCATCCTGGAGACCTCCGATGACGG GTCAGAGGACTCTAACAAGCGCCCTCCTGGTACCCCTGGAACTCCAGGCAGCAGAGACCTGGAGGCAGCCCTACGGCGTCTCTCCCTCCGCCGCGACAACTACCTCTCAGAGAAACGCTTCTTCgaggaggagcgggagagaAAGATGGCTTATCTGgccaaagaggaggaaaaaggaggcgGAGGCCCAGGGACCCCGACAGAGAGCTTGCTGTCGATGTGCTCACATCCCTCCTTGGGAAGCGTCTGGTCGGGATACTCATTCACAGCCAGGTCCTACCTGCCGGAGAAGCTGCAGATTGTAAAGCCGCTAGAAG GCTCCGCTACACTCCATGCGTGGCAGCAGTTGGCTCAGCCCCACATGGGCGCTATGCTCGATCATCGGCCTGGCGTGGTCACAAAGGGCTTCCGCACTCTGGCGCacgaggagcaggaagagagcTGGCCGCTGGACCAACCAGAGGAGGACGAGGCCTCATGTGACTCATTCACAGGCTCGCCAGGAGAGAGCTTCGTTCCCATGGATCTGCCTCGCTCTACCTCAACTCCCTCCGCCCGCTGCAGCAGGAACGGCGCCACGGGTGAAAACGGCCAGCCAGAAACACTGAATGGAGCTATATGCGGGGCCAGAGAGGCAGCTGAAGGAAAAGGTGGACATGTTTCAGGCATGACATTtcctctctccagcccttccgcttcttctcctctcccctcttcttcGGAGATCAATGGACACGTGGACCTTAAAGAGCTCCAAGCCTTTCAGCCTGTGGACCACATGCCTG TTCATTTCCCAGGGAAGTGTATGTCCCACACTAGCTCCACCTACACCTTCACCACCTGCAGGATCCTCCACCCCTCTGACCAGCTGACCTCCGTGTCCCCCAG GTCATGTGATGAGGAAGAAGGAGTGGAGTTGTATCATATGGTGGTCATGGCTGAAGTAGAGCAGACCCATTGA